A region from the Triticum urartu cultivar G1812 chromosome 1, Tu2.1, whole genome shotgun sequence genome encodes:
- the LOC125542690 gene encoding LOW QUALITY PROTEIN: acetylserotonin O-methyltransferase 1-like (The sequence of the model RefSeq protein was modified relative to this genomic sequence to represent the inferred CDS: deleted 1 base in 1 codon; substituted 1 base at 1 genomic stop codon) has translation MSSHVQEDELAMSSDELLQAQLELYHHSFVYVKSMALGAATDLRIADAVHLRGGAATLSDLAADTGIHPTKLSHLRRLMRVLTTSGIFSADVKASGDTVYKLTRVSRLLVGAGGESSRRRDLSPMVGVFVNPIAITALFSIREWFTDEKSDPQXETVSKEAEVLFDVFIMHIDGIQREEHEWRKIFLEAGFSDYKITPVTGIRSIIEVYP, from the exons ATGTCGTCCCACGTCCAGGAAGATGAGCTCGCCATGAGCAGCGATGAGTTGCTCCAAGCTCAGCTCGAGCTCTACCACCACTCCTTCGTCTATGTCAAGTCCATGGCGCTCGGTGCCGCCACCGATCTGCGCATCGCCGACGCCGTCCACCTTAGGGGAGGTGCTGCCACCTTGTCTGATCTTGCCGCTGATACAGGGATCCACCCAACGAAGCTCTCCCACCTCCGGCGGCTCATGCGCGTGCTCACCACCTCGGGCATCTTCTCCGCCGACGTCAAGGCTAGCGGCGACACCGTGTACAAGCTCACCCGGGTCTCTCGCCTCCTTGTTGGTGCTGGCGGCGAGAGCTCGCGCCGCCGTGACCTGTCTCCGATGGTGGGCGTTTTTGTCAACCCGATCGCCATCACTGCTCTCTTTAGCATACGCGAGTGGTTCACCGACGAAAAGAGTGAT CCGCAATAGGAAACGGTGTCCAAGGAGGCGGAGGTCTTGTTCGATGTCTTCATAATGCACATCGACGGGATCCAGCGAGAGGAGCATGAGTGGAGGAAGATTTTCTTGGAAGCTGGGTTCAGTGACTACAAGATTACACCCGTGACAGGAATTCGCTCAATTATTGAAGTCTACCCTTAA
- the LOC125532532 gene encoding 4-hydroxyphenylacetaldehyde oxime monooxygenase-like has product MLEQAQHPDDENGCGLVDALVGLMKDHQGFEFRFSRDVIKGILTNTYIGAVDTCAVTIIWAMAELVRKPHVLNKVQYEIRTIVGNKERVQQDDMPKLKYIKTVVMETLRLHPVLPLLVLRETMRHITVCGYDVPAKTRIFVNAWAIGRDPANWGVNPEEFIPERFEGKDDMYFNQAQFDFLPFLAGRRMHY; this is encoded by the exons ATGCTCGAGCAGGCGCAGCACCCCGACGACGAGAATGGTTGTGGCCTTGTCGACGCCCTTGTTGGCCTTATGAAGGATCACCAGGGCTTTGAATTCAGGTTTAGTAGAGATGTTATAAAGGGGATACTAACG AACACATATATCGGAGCCGTCGACACATGCGCGGTGACCATTATCTGGGCAATGGCAGAGCTGGTCAGGAAGCCACATGTGCTGAACAAGGTGCAATACGAGATCAGGACTATAGTGGGCAACAAAGAGAGGGTGCAACAAGACGACATGCCCAAGCTCAAGTACATCAAGACGGTGGTCATGGAGACGTTGCGCCTGCACCCGGTGTTGCCCCTTCTTGTGCTGAGGGAGACCATGAGGCACATCACAGTGTGCGGGTACGATGTGCCGGCAAAGACGAGGATCTTTGTGAACGCATGGGCCATCGGGAGGGACCCGGCCAACTGGGGGGTCAACCCTGAGGAGTTCATCCCGGAGAGGTTCGAGGGCAAGGACGACATGTACTTTAACCAAGCGCAGTTCGATTTCCTGCCCTTCCTCGCCGGACGCAGGATGCAttactag